A stretch of Vigna angularis cultivar LongXiaoDou No.4 chromosome 4, ASM1680809v1, whole genome shotgun sequence DNA encodes these proteins:
- the LOC108331851 gene encoding transcription elongation factor TFIIS gives MEKELVELYDAAKKAADAALSGDAEHEESRCIDALEQLKKFPVNYKILVNTQVGKHLKILTKHPRQTIRAFAVDLIEIWKGIIIKETSKNKNGGVDSKVESANGERSKPGKMQKSPSVKVEKGETVKAERNDRNGTSKSESMKKAQNDVKNEKTDRAASVKVEKSAKEVKPFSGTKKFSSSSATPPKLTTMIKSNDATRDKIRELLHEALSKVSGEADEDLVEIVNASDPIRVAVTVESVLFEKWGPSNGAQKVKYRSLMFNLKDSNNPDFRRKVLLGVVEPEQLINMSSAEMASEQRKQENQKITEKALFECERGMQPKATTDQFKCGRCGQRKCTYYQMQTRSADEPMTTYVTCVVCNNRWKFC, from the exons ATGGAGAAGGAACTGGTGGAATTGTATGACGCCGCGAAGAAGGCGGCGGACGCGGCCCTCTCCGGCGACGCTGAGCACGAGGAGAGCCGATGCATCGATGCCCTGGAACAGCTTAAGAAATTTCCCGTTAATTATAAGATTCTTGTTAACACTCAG GTAGGGAAACATCTTAAAATTCTCACTAAGCACCCAAGGCAGACAATTCGGGCTTTTGCTGTTGACCTAATTGAGATATGGAAAGGCATAATTATCAAGGAAAcaagcaaaaataaaaacggGGGTGTTGATAGTAAGGTTGAATCAGCTAATGGGGAGAGATCTAAACCTGGGAAAATGCAGAAAAGTCCTTCGGTGAAAGTTGAAAAAGGTGAAACTGTCAAGGCTGAGAGAAATGATAGGAATGGTACATCAAAGTCAGAAAGTATGAAAAAGGCACAAAATGATGTCAAGAATGAGAAAACTGATCGTGCTGCAAGTGTCAAGGTGGAAAAGTCAGCCAAGGAGGTAAAGCCATTCTCTGGAACAAAGAAATTTTCATCCAGTTCTGCAACTCCCCCAAAGCTAACAACTATGATCAAATCTAACGATGCAACGCGAGACAAAATAAGGGAACTTCTCCATGAGGCTTTGTCCAAGGTCTCTGGAGAGGCTGATGAAGATCTTGTAGAGATTGTCAATGCTTCTGATCCTATTCGAGTTGCTGTGACAGTGGAGTCtgtattatttgaaaaatggGGTCCTTCAAATGGAGCGCAGAAGGTCAAGTACAGGTCCTTAATGTTTAACCTTAAGGATTCAAATAACCCTGATTTCCGGAGAAAAGTTCTGCTTGGTGTTGTTGAGCCTGAGCAACTGATCAACATGAGCTCAGCAGAAATGGCTAGTGAGCAAAGGAAGCAGGAAAATCAGAAAATCACTGAGAAAGCTTTGTTTGAATGTGAACGTGGAATGCAACCAAAAGCTACAACCGATCAATTTAAGTGTGGCCGATGTGGTCAAAGAAAGTGCACCTATTACCAAATGCAGACTCGCAGTGCTGATGAACCTATGACAACCTATGTCACTTGTGTTGTCTGCAATAACCGTTGGAAGTTCTGTTAG
- the LOC108331361 gene encoding uncharacterized protein LOC108331361: MKVSSSHAIAHNLYHPSLGLSNINNSQMVSCKNPLTLKASTTFLRNHNSYSAHEMKGGGSFVVGCGSWSVVRELEKELEAEMEKKEGGESVMGRYRHKCGEGKGVVDMLECLVKEAIMGEDEGKDPMDYNRRAHIFHASSRIFQAFKELNDKTL; encoded by the coding sequence ATGAAGGTTTCTAGTAGCCATGCCATTGCGCACAACCTCTACCACCCCTCTCTTGGTTTGAGCAACATCAACAACAGCCAGATGGTTTCATGTAAAAATCCTTTGACTTTGAAGGCGAGCACTACTTTTTTGCGAAACCATAATTCATATTCAGCACACGAAATGAAGGGTGGTGGGAGTTTTGTGGTGGGTTGTGGAAGTTGGAGTGTGgtgagagagttggagaaagagTTAGAAGCAGAGATGGAGAAAAAGGAAGGTGGAGAGAGTGTAATGGGAAGGTATAGGCACAAATGTGGGGAAGGGAAAGGGGTGGTGGACATGTTGGAGTGTTTGGTGAAGGAAGCTATTATGGGTGAAGATGAGGGAAAGGACCCTATGGATTATAACCGTAGGGCTCACATATTTCATGCAAGCTCTAGAATCTTTCAAGCTTTCAAGGAACTCAACGACAAAACCCTGTGA